In the genome of Candidatus Hydrogenedentota bacterium, the window TTCCGAACTTCGGCGCGGCGGGAGCGGCCACGGCCACATCGTTGGCCTACCTGCCTTATGTTATCCTCTGCTGGGTTCAGTTGCGGCGGGTTTTCGCCGCCGCGGAGACCGCCCAGAAGAACAACATGGAGTCCCCCAGGATTGATGCATCCACTCCTTGAAGACATCGTCCGGACGCGTCTAAAGTGCCCCGTGTGCCCCGCGCCGGAGCGGCCGACCGCCGGGTCCGACGAGGACGGCGTCTCGACCTTCCAGTGCGGCGCGTGTGGATTCCGCATGACGGTGTCCTCGAACGGACTATTGACGGCGCTTCCGCCGCATCTTGCCGGCACGGCGCAGGAGAACATCGCTTATTACGATGCCATGGCCTGCGGCGGGGGCGGCCGCCTGTCGTCCCGCTCGCGCGGCCGCAACCACCAGCACAAATGCGGGGCCGTCCTGCGCCATCTCCGCCTTGCGCCGGGGGGCGCGGCCCGGACGGTGCTGGAGTTCGGCATCGGCCTGGGCAGCCATGCCGAGGCCGTTGTTGATGCCGGAGCCGCCTGTGCCGGGCTGGATATCTCCCCCGAACTGCTCAAGTTTGTGCAG includes:
- a CDS encoding class I SAM-dependent methyltransferase, with the translated sequence MMHPLLEDIVRTRLKCPVCPAPERPTAGSDEDGVSTFQCGACGFRMTVSSNGLLTALPPHLAGTAQENIAYYDAMACGGGGRLSSRSRGRNHQHKCGAVLRHLRLAPGGAARTVLEFGIGLGSHAEAVVDAGAACAGLDISPELLKFVQKNSPKLQGSLFAAADATSLPFQEESFDAVFCVAALHHLVEPLDGVRELLRVLKPGGRFCFLEPKRFYPAQLMGYLRNPKVEAGTMRTTRGRILRCLRAMNVAEASAEPLIYTPNRPRALAPLYDRVDWLLGRMPLGGLLSVMFCIHGVK